GGCGTCCACCGGACGGGAGCCCATAACGGCGATGGGTCGGTGCTCGGCTGCTCGCTGAAGCATTTCTGGACTCCGGAGCCGTCCACGGATCCGGGGATGAGGGAATCGTGACCAGGGATGACAACCAGAGGCTCAGTGCCTCAGTGGAGCGGGCGTCTGTGATCAGAGTGCAGAACAAataagcaaaaaagaaaacaaaccttTAGACTGAAACACTACACTCTCTATGACACATGCTAAAACTTGCGGTGATCGGCGAGCCAGTGCGAACATGAATTTGAAGCAGCAGCTATTTGCAAACAAGGTTCTTCTTTGGCGAGAACTGGCCAGTGTCGGCATGCACGAGAATATGTACCTATAGCTGACCTATATTTCGCGGTACAGGCTGCAGACAATACAGTCAATTTCTTGTCAGGGACCTGGACCCAATTGGGCGTGATCTCTGGCagttcgaaaaaaaaagaattaaaagaaaacctgCAGCTTGTCGGTGCATCCATGTGAGCTCTGAATGAAGAAGCAATGGATGGCTGGATAAATGCAGCGTAGCATTTTCAGTCCCAGCTATGCTGAATGCCAGCAAGGCGCTGACAATTTCCTGAGGTGGTTCATTCAACACAGCACATTGGGAAAGTGAAGTCTTGCTTTTAATTAATCAACGCTGAAATTTTGGAAACTTTTTTAGAAGACAGTTAAGCTTCTTATCTGTATGAAAGAAAGAACACTGACATGAGTTGCATATTCTCATAATCTCTTTACGAAACTGTGACATGAGCGGTAAAACGAGGGGAGAAAATTAGCTGCATATTCTCAAACAGATTAGTagctttgtcttcctttttctaGTTTACAATCTATAGCattgttcatcatcatcatgcagtGGTACTTGATGAAATTGCCACTGGCTCTTCCGTGTAGCCCCAATCGAATTATATTACACAGTTACATAAACACACACTTTCACCTCCACAGTAAGAGCAAAAGATTTGAGGTGAGGATGAATCTAACGGCATCCTCAATCATGAAACGCATCCATTAATCCTTCCATACCACACTTGCTAATATTCCAGCAAAGGAGGAAGGaccaacaaaaagaaaacagagagaAAACAGAAAAGATTACACATAATTAGCAACACATCGCAGTTGCCGGAGCCCTCCCTCCCCTTGCTGCCTTGCAAGCAAGAGTTTGTCCATCTAGGGGCCTGCGTCCCTGCACCTGGTGATGCTCTCGCAGCCCCGGGTGTAGGGGTTGGCGGTGGTGGAGACCCTGCAGTTGTAGTACGGCACACCGGTCCTGGAGCACGGCACCACGTCGCCCCTCAGCGCGTCGTAGCTAATGTatcgccggccgccggtcgcCTCCCACAGCAGCCGCCGGTGCGCCTCCGAGtccatctccatctccgccGCATCCATGCCCAGGCCGACGCAGTGGCCTCCCCTGCCATGGAGGGCGAGCACCAGCATCAGCAGGAGCGACGCGGTCGCCCATGCCCTGGAGAGCGATATCAGCTTGGTGGTTGCCGGCATTGTGGGAGAGACTGACtgagatctctctctctctttcttgttcaGAGTGTCATGAagatcttctctctctctctctctctctctctctctctctctctctctctctctctctctctctctctctctctcccttgtCCTGGATCTTTGCTGTTTTCTTGGAGGGCTGCTGGGCTTTCTCTCTCCCTTGTCCTGTGAGGAGGGACTGAGGGAGGTTATGGAGGAGGGTGGCCTTAAATGCAGTCCCGAATAGCCAGTTGTATGCAACTGCCGCTGTGTCCTCCTGGAAGTATCAAAAGGGAAGAGGATGAGGTTTCCTATGTTTACAGTGGGATAAAGATCAAGAACTTACAAATGCATGGGACAAAAGATCAAGAAATGCTTGGGACAATAATTTCTCTAGTGCAATTATTCATGTAACATTATTCTTGTAAAGTTTCATCTAGAACATCAGGTTATGTATTTTTTTGCTGGAACATTTAATCCAAGTAGAGGTTCTTCATCTGACTTTGCGATAGACAACTGATGAATTCGCCCCCTGTGATCAGGGGCCATCATGAGTTTATTGGCAGCTCATGTGGTCACGAGATGTCAAGTTGCCTGCCtggctgcaggcctgcagcaaACTTTGGATGACTGATAGTCCTGGTTATGGCTAGGCATGCAGCAGTTCAGGATGTTCACTACCTAGCCCTGTGAAATCATGTCAGGTGTCCTCAATGTCAACAGGTTTATACTTTTGAAATCTAAACACCATGGAGATTTATGCATGTGAAGCAACTGGAAAAATAGAGGGAATAACTATAGATCAAAACTTCGTACTAGTGTTGATAGATGaagatatatatacatgtacaaaAAAGCTAGCCATATGTACAAGGTTCCAGGAAAAACTTCTGCAACTCACATCTACAAAGCTGCAGGAGCTTTCTGCAACATTTTTTTCAGTTATCTGACAACTTATAAATCTCATCCACATAATCTTCGACATCCCAAAGGAAGGAACCAAATGCAATGGCTTCAAGCAGTAATCTTTTTAGGGAAGACGGGTCGAGTATAACAGCTTCATCATTCTCTTGGGTGACTTCCATGTTCTCTCCAAAAAGAGCCCAGCTGTGCCTCTCGATGAGATTAGCAGCTTCACAAGAGCGTATCTTTGCACAAAGCTGCAAGGTCTTAGGGTCAAATCCCATCATGTAACCCTTCAAGTCATGCGGGTTGACAACTGAACTTGGTTTCGAAGAAGATGACACCTCCCCAGAGCCTCCAACAGCTTCTTCCTGCTCTTGTTTATTTGTAAATTGAGCATTCAGAAATTGAATTGGAGGAGGAAGTTCTTCTGAGCGAGTGAGAGTCAGCTCCAAATGATGCCTGATGCTGACAGATTTCAGGAAGTATCCATACATTATTGATGCCGAATATATCCGACCAAATTGCAGTCTTTTAATGCGAAGTGTTGAACGATTGATCTTGGGACCATTTCTATGCACCCATCTGATGATGCTGGTCAGGTGTTCCCTAATTAGTTCTAGTACCTCAGGTCCATGAATGGACTCAAGATCTGTCTCCCTCGGTGGCCATAACTGCAATCTTCGGTTGCTGATGAGCTTCGACAAGTTTGGTACCATCGGAACTTCAATCTTGAAAAACTTATAAACAAtcagcatgtacataatgtccTCAATAGCTGTTTGACACTCTTGCTCCTTCAGTTCAGCAATCCTCCTATTTGTCAGGGTTCCAACAAATCAGTTAGTTATCCAAAATaaaatacaagaaaaaaaaggcatcaGAACCACCAATTTATTAAATACACTAGCATGCGGTTTTCACGATCTGTAGCGTTTGCCAGATTAGGGACAGCTTGATATGATCCTCAATGAATATCTCAAGCTAGATTTCATGGATTTTTGCAATGATACACTTGAACATATAATACACATAACATCAGGTATGCCCCAATCATATATCCACAGTCCACACTCTTCGTTTTGTCTGTTATTCAAGATACTTGATAAGTCCAAAATTCTATAACTTTTCtcgaatatgcaggagagctgcatatcattgcattaagagaGGGGGAGTTAGGCCAAAATAGCCATAAATTCTATAACTCAATCACATAAAAGACAACTAGGCAACAAGTTTAAGCCTGATCCAGTTTCCTCGTCACTGAACTTCCAGTAACATGATCTTGATATAAATATGAGTCTCAGTTGCAACATACAGAACCCAGATGCTATATCCTTGTGTTGCCCAACCTCCATTTTAAGCATTTGCTTAATTTATCTGAGTAGTTGCTAATAATGTTTACTGTTTGTCAAAAGACAAGTAGCATACAGATGGAGGGTTTATCTAACAACTGTTCTAGATAAGTGAATAAGCAATACAAAGATAAAGTACCCATTCAAATGGAAGTGTTTACAAGTCTACAAAAGAACATCATTCTTTATTCTCAAAATGACCATCGGCAGTATTCATAGAATGATACCGAAAAAGAAAGATAGCTCCTCAGGTACATGTTTCCTATGTTTAAATTAAATCAGAAAGTATGAACCAACCTGTGAAGGCAGTCCTCTTTAGAACCAATACTGTGTTCCCAGCGGTTCAAGGTGTCTTCTCTTTGGTTAGATAATTCTTGAAGTTGCTTTGCTGCTGCAGCTAGAAAAATGTGTGGAAGGTTCTTTAACAGACCACACAAGAAACTCCCTTCCCATGTTTCGGGCTCAAGTGGTGCATCCACACTTTCAAATTCCGAATCATCAGGCATTGCACCAGCTACTGTACTCAATAACTTCTTAGATGCAAATTTGGATCTCCAATTCAACATATTGCCCTGCATTTTAAAGTTGTTGAGGCATTTCATGTTACTCCATGCACATTAAACAGTCAAAGTTGCAGGTTCCAAATAGAATGGCTCAACCGAAACTACTGTGGAAGACATAAAACAGTTTAAAGTTTACGTATTAGTATGTCCACGTTATGATAAGATCTAATTTGTATTTCAAATCAATTCTCAACGATACAATGAAATGTTCCGGGGATTACAGTTTCCCATAAACATGCATGCTATATCTGTTCTTAGAGCAATTCTATCATTtaaccacacacacacaaataaaGTCCTGATTACGCTTCAGTCGAAAGAATTTCATATTCACTGCATAAATCAGGTGAAGAGTTTCTTGGTGTTTCAGATGGCTTAGTTTAGAGAAAAACTTTTATTTAGGCAATACTAGAGTATCGGCTTATTTGGGAAAAGGTTGTAAATAGGCACTGGATGTCTGAGCATTTGATGCCTGGAGCTTGGTGCACGAACTCATAAGTAATCCTGTCATTGCATACAGATGTCCCAGACTTTTAGCAATTCAATTGTCTTGAGGAAACGACTTAGACACAACTAAAGGCCAGTAAGTTATCATCGAATCCAACTTGAAGAACATTAATTTTAATGCCTAACCGAAGAGCATATAATTTGAACAGGTAATCCCATGTAAACCGTTAAGTCTACGAACCAATctatctaaaaaaacaaaaaaaattgtttatCAACCAGCTGCATTTCCAAATGGAGTGGAGTAACTACGATATGCAAGATAATATCTAAAGATACCTAAATTCAATATATCTCtatctcaagaaaaaaaaatcaagtaatGCTCTCCTGCTTGGCTAAATTAAACCCTACTGTGAAAAAAATTCCAGGCTCAAGAACCCCTAATACGTACCAACTACCAAACGCACCAAGCACACAAACAATCCGAAAACAGCGTTCCTAAGCCCCAAGATAGCAACAGCCCCTCCTGACCATACACGAATTCACTAAAACCACTTCCAATTTCAGCGCCTACATAAGCTGTAAAAGAACAGGGGAAATAAGAACAAAGGCGAGTTCAAGAACCTGCAGTTGCCAGCAGGGGTAGTAGCGGAACGCCGCCGCTGACACGCGACATGCGCCTCGCCGGACCGCCGGCCGGAGGTCAGCGGACGctacggcggtggcggcgcgtggGCGGAGGGCGGCCATGCCGGGGGGATGGGGCGAGCAGGTGGTGGGCAGGTGAGGAGGGGTAGGAGTTGGATAACGCCGGGGGGAGTCAGCGCGGCGCTGTGCGGGGTTGCGCTCGCGTCAAACCACGAGCGGCTGCCGTGCTCCGCGCgtgtggtgactggtgagcgGCGGAGTGGGGTTGGGGCACGTGGCGGTGGGTGCTTGGCTGCCGCACGATGAAGGAAATCTAACATCGTGGgatttatattttcttttcagTGAATTTATTAAAAATGTCAGATATTTTAGGGAAATACGGAGTAGATGACGACGCAATGAAAACGATTGCCAAGAGCGTTCGTTCAATTGGGTGCGAAGTTTAATTTTAGTGTGGGTCCTAGTCTCCTAGATGGAAATTGGATTTTGCTTCAAGCGCTGATTGTTTTCCATATTTTTTGGTCACCTTTGTGGCCTTGTGGCCTTTACTCACGGTCCACGGATGATTAATATGAATATCTCCATCCGGTACGTTCCTCTTCCTTGACTTTACATCGGCGGCTACATGTGTGAATTGATAATATGCTTTACGCtaatttatctttttctcttATTTAGCATTGGGGCTCCTTGTCATGTGTGATGTCAGAAATGTGCATTGCATACAACTGTGTACGTGCACGTATTAATGTGCTTATTACCTGGTATCCGTACTGAACTTTAAAGCACAGCATATACGACCGTTGTGTTTCTGATATTTTCCAGACCAATTCTGCACGTTTACCTGTCATTAATTGATCCACTATAACAGTttccttcagaaaaaaaaatcagttatGATTTGCACATAATCTATGCACCAGGCAATATATTAGCAAACCTGGGGTGATTTCTAGTACCAGTAGATCCTCTTTATTTTCTATCtgtgttttatatttttttac
This genomic window from Setaria viridis chromosome 8, Setaria_viridis_v4.0, whole genome shotgun sequence contains:
- the LOC117866156 gene encoding UV-B-induced protein At3g17800, chloroplastic, with amino-acid sequence MAALRPRAATAVASADLRPAVRRGACRVSAAAFRYYPCWQLQGNMLNWRSKFASKKLLSTVAGAMPDDSEFESVDAPLEPETWEGSFLCGLLKNLPHIFLAAAAKQLQELSNQREDTLNRWEHSIGSKEDCLHRRIAELKEQECQTAIEDIMYMLIVYKFFKIEVPMVPNLSKLISNRRLQLWPPRETDLESIHGPEVLELIREHLTSIIRWVHRNGPKINRSTLRIKRLQFGRIYSASIMYGYFLKSVSIRHHLELTLTRSEELPPPIQFLNAQFTNKQEQEEAVGGSGEVSSSSKPSSVVNPHDLKGYMMGFDPKTLQLCAKIRSCEAANLIERHSWALFGENMEVTQENDEAVILDPSSLKRLLLEAIAFGSFLWDVEDYVDEIYKLSDN
- the LOC117866157 gene encoding rapid alkalinization factor 23; the protein is MPATTKLISLSRAWATASLLLMLVLALHGRGGHCVGLGMDAAEMEMDSEAHRRLLWEATGGRRYISYDALRGDVVPCSRTGVPYYNCRVSTTANPYTRGCESITRCRDAGP